In Nicotiana tabacum cultivar K326 chromosome 2, ASM71507v2, whole genome shotgun sequence, the following proteins share a genomic window:
- the LOC142173312 gene encoding branched-chain amino acid aminotransferase 2, chloroplastic-like isoform X2 produces the protein MKCSEGENFSKGELQHFSNIELSPSAKLLNYGQENAMHLKMSVERMRMPSPSVEQFVEAVKVTVLSKERWLVSRCVCYYTYATDSVNDICRTGYFAKIIWRVLSIS, from the exons ATGAAATGTTCTGAAGGTGAAAACTTTTCTAAGGGTGAATTACAGCATTTCAGTAACATTGAGTTGAGCCCATCTgctaaattgttaaattatggaCAG GAAAATGCAATGCACTTGAAGATGAGTGTTGAACGCATGCGTATGCCTTCACCGTCTGTTGAACAGTTTGTGGAAGCAGTAAAAGTCACTGTTTTATCAAAAGAAAGATGG CTGGTATCAAGATGTGTCTGCTACTATACATATGCCACTGACTCAGTGAATGACATCTGCCGCACAGGTTATTTTgctaaaattatttggag AGTTCTTTCAATATCGTGA
- the LOC142173312 gene encoding branched-chain amino acid aminotransferase 2, chloroplastic-like isoform X1, protein MKCSEGENFSKGELQHFSNIELSPSAKLLNYGQENAMHLKMSVERMRMPSPSVEQFVEAVKVTVLSKERWLVSRCVCYYTYATDSVNDICRTGYFAKIIWRIHSTP, encoded by the exons ATGAAATGTTCTGAAGGTGAAAACTTTTCTAAGGGTGAATTACAGCATTTCAGTAACATTGAGTTGAGCCCATCTgctaaattgttaaattatggaCAG GAAAATGCAATGCACTTGAAGATGAGTGTTGAACGCATGCGTATGCCTTCACCGTCTGTTGAACAGTTTGTGGAAGCAGTAAAAGTCACTGTTTTATCAAAAGAAAGATGG CTGGTATCAAGATGTGTCTGCTACTATACATATGCCACTGACTCAGTGAATGACATCTGCCGCACAGGTTATTTTgctaaaattatttggag AATCCACTCTACGCCATGA